A segment of the Chloroflexota bacterium genome:
CGGTACGCTCGAACTGCGCCACGCCTTGTCCGATCACCTCGCCCAGTTGTACGGCGCGCAGTACGATCCCGCGAATGAACTGCTCATCACCGTCGGCGTATCCGAGGCGCTGCACTGCGCCATTCTCGCGACGATTGATCCCGGCGACGAAGTAATCGTGCCCGAGCCGTGCTTCGTCGCGTACAAACCGGCGGTGCTATTTGCCGGCGGCGTCCCGGTCGTCGTCGAGACGCGCGTCGAAGATGAATTCCAAGTGACCGGCGAAGAACTCGAACGCGTGATCACCCCGCGCACCAAAGCCATTCTCATCAGTTATCCGAATAATCCGACTGGCGCGGTGATGACCCGCGAACGTTTGCTCGAGGTCGCGCGCGTGGCAGAGCAACATGATCTCATCGTTTTCTCCGACGAAATTTACGACCGCCTCGTTTACGGCATCGCGCACACGTGTTTTGCCTCGCTGCCGGGTATGCGCGACCGCACCGTGTTGCTCGGCGGCTTTTCGAAAGATTACGCGATGACCGGCTGGCGCGTCGGTTACGCGGCGACGAACCCGGAATTGCTCGCGGCAATCGCCAAGGTGCATCAATACATCATCATGAGCGCGCCGACGATGAGCCAAGCCGCCGCGCTCGAAGGTCTGGCGCGCGCGGACAACGATGTGCGCGAAATGGTACGCCAGTATGATCAACGCCGCCAAGTGATCGTCGCCGGCTTTAACGCGATTGGCTTGCCGACGTTCACGCCGCGCGGCGCGTTCTACGCGTTCCCCGACATTCGTCCGACTGGTCTCTCCTCGAACGCGTTCGCGGAAAAATTGTTGACCGAGGAACATGTCGCCGTGGTGCCGGGCAACGCGTTCGGCGCGTGCGGCGAAGGATTCGTGCGGGCGTGCTACGCGGCGAGCATGGTGAACATCGAAGAAGCGTTGACGCGGATGGAACGCTTGGTCAAGCGCATCAAGTGAGAGACTGTCGCGTAGGTTGCGGCGCGTGCTGCATCGCGCTTTCGATTTCGTCGCCAATCCCAGGAATGCCGAACGGCAAGCCGGCAGGCGTGCGATGCATTCAATTGACGGAAGACAACCGGTGCAAACTATTCGGGTTGCCCGAACGACCGACGGTGTGCGTGCGCCTCAAGCCATTGCGCGAAATGTGCGGGGAGAATCGTGACGACGCGTTGCGCTATCTCGCCGAATTGGAACGATTGACGACAAGTGCGTCGCCCAATTCCGTTCGCGATGTGGTATAATCGCGGCAAGAAAGTGAGGCGGGGATGGATACCTTGATCGTTCAGGTGCCGGAAAAAATCAGCGCACAATTGCAACAG
Coding sequences within it:
- a CDS encoding aminotransferase class I/II-fold pyridoxal phosphate-dependent enzyme — encoded protein: MNDVISLGIGEPDFVTPERVRRAGIASIEQGDTKYTSNAGTLELRHALSDHLAQLYGAQYDPANELLITVGVSEALHCAILATIDPGDEVIVPEPCFVAYKPAVLFAGGVPVVVETRVEDEFQVTGEELERVITPRTKAILISYPNNPTGAVMTRERLLEVARVAEQHDLIVFSDEIYDRLVYGIAHTCFASLPGMRDRTVLLGGFSKDYAMTGWRVGYAATNPELLAAIAKVHQYIIMSAPTMSQAAALEGLARADNDVREMVRQYDQRRQVIVAGFNAIGLPTFTPRGAFYAFPDIRPTGLSSNAFAEKLLTEEHVAVVPGNAFGACGEGFVRACYAASMVNIEEALTRMERLVKRIK
- a CDS encoding YkgJ family cysteine cluster protein, with the translated sequence MRDCRVGCGACCIALSISSPIPGMPNGKPAGVRCIQLTEDNRCKLFGLPERPTVCVRLKPLREMCGENRDDALRYLAELERLTTSASPNSVRDVV